A single window of Streptococcus cristatus ATCC 51100 DNA harbors:
- a CDS encoding SP0191 family lipoprotein — MKKLFILVISASVLLTGCVVPKFGKHRPKAPAESRVAETSSSSSSSDSSSYSLPESKEIVSKTLVGDLKGIHHRDTVTYQGDKLLKLRMELLSDLPEEASGAAATMSPEEMTAIIREGMESEPNYVEARNMEGVTIEYSVTADKKLQAIVDLDFEKMDVAKAASLSFFKDLGLNDIKDASPSMFILGMKLGGLKEE, encoded by the coding sequence ATGAAAAAGTTATTTATTCTAGTTATTTCTGCTTCTGTATTATTGACAGGATGTGTAGTTCCGAAATTTGGCAAGCATCGTCCAAAGGCTCCAGCTGAATCAAGAGTTGCTGAAACGAGCTCAAGTTCCAGCTCCAGTGATTCATCTTCTTACTCACTTCCTGAAAGCAAAGAGATTGTTTCTAAAACCTTGGTCGGAGACCTTAAAGGTATCCATCATCGCGACACGGTGACCTATCAGGGAGACAAGCTCTTGAAACTACGAATGGAGCTACTGAGCGACTTGCCAGAAGAAGCCAGTGGAGCTGCAGCTACTATGAGCCCAGAGGAAATGACAGCTATCATCCGAGAAGGCATGGAATCAGAACCAAACTATGTGGAAGCTAGGAATATGGAAGGAGTGACGATTGAATACTCCGTAACAGCTGATAAGAAACTACAGGCCATAGTTGATCTGGATTTTGAGAAAATGGATGTAGCGAAAGCAGCGAGTCTATCTTTCTTTAAAGACTTGGGGCTTAATGACATAAAAGACGCTTCTCCTTCAATGTTTATCCTAGGGATGAAATTGGGCGGCTTGAAAGAAGAATAA
- a CDS encoding ABC transporter ATP-binding protein, with protein MKLIEVKKLSKSIRGKEILRHISFDIEEGDCVALIGPNGAGKTTLMDCLLGDKFLTSGQAQIQGLKPTDNRLKEMVAILPQENTVVGDLKVKELLAFFRSIYPNSLSEEEIDALLGFSDKQKNQLAAKLSGGQKRLFSFILSLIGRPKILFLDEPTSAMDTSTRQHFWEIVDQLKKQGVTIVYSSHYIEEVEHTADRILVLHKGELIRDTTPYAMRKEEQEKHFTLPLSYKEIVEKIAGVTEIEIKQKALSFATKDASQVWQILQEHGCTIEEIEVRNRTLLDSIFETTQE; from the coding sequence ATGAAATTGATTGAAGTGAAAAAGCTATCTAAAAGCATTCGGGGGAAAGAGATTTTGCGCCACATTTCCTTTGACATTGAAGAAGGGGATTGTGTGGCTCTGATTGGCCCCAACGGAGCTGGCAAAACAACTCTGATGGACTGTCTCCTAGGCGATAAATTCCTGACTTCTGGTCAAGCCCAGATTCAAGGGTTAAAGCCGACAGATAATCGTTTGAAAGAGATGGTTGCCATTTTGCCTCAGGAAAATACAGTGGTGGGAGATTTGAAAGTCAAGGAACTCCTTGCTTTCTTTCGCTCTATCTATCCTAACAGCCTGTCTGAAGAGGAAATCGATGCCTTGTTGGGCTTTTCTGACAAGCAAAAAAACCAGCTAGCTGCCAAGCTTTCTGGTGGTCAAAAACGTCTCTTCTCCTTTATCTTATCCTTGATTGGCCGTCCAAAGATCCTCTTCTTGGATGAACCGACTTCGGCCATGGACACCTCGACCCGCCAGCATTTCTGGGAAATAGTGGACCAGCTCAAGAAGCAAGGCGTGACCATTGTCTATTCTTCCCATTACATTGAAGAAGTGGAGCATACAGCTGACAGGATTTTGGTGCTTCATAAGGGAGAGCTAATCCGCGACACCACGCCTTATGCCATGCGCAAGGAAGAGCAGGAAAAACACTTCACACTGCCCCTTTCCTATAAAGAAATCGTGGAAAAGATAGCTGGTGTGACAGAGATTGAAATCAAGCAAAAGGCGCTATCTTTTGCGACCAAGGATGCCAGTCAAGTCTGGCAAATTCTGCAGGAGCATGGCTGTACGATTGAAGAAATCGAAGTCCGCAATCGCACCCTGCTGGATAGTATTTTTGAGACGACACAAGAGTAA
- a CDS encoding ABC transporter permease — protein MKNMVSLMKMELILMKRQAAYYLLSIGLPSVFYLIFSGIMSGSDVPALVLRTYLFSMTLFSIMSSAFFSIPSTLQSDKTNNWQKLIQHSPVSMVEYYISKLFSALLTFLLSIIVVFSVGHFVRGVNMPMMDWLAIALILLVGSMVFIAMGVLVSLLPSAQLMSVVGNIVYMALAVLGGLWFPLTMFPDWLQSIGKLTPSYQLMQVVSAYLEHHDWNVSAMLIVLAYTIFFSILVLQLKKRIEVK, from the coding sequence ATGAAAAATATGGTTAGTTTAATGAAAATGGAGTTGATTTTGATGAAGCGGCAGGCGGCTTACTACCTGCTCTCTATCGGTCTGCCCAGCGTGTTCTATCTGATCTTTTCAGGAATAATGTCAGGTTCTGATGTACCGGCGCTTGTGCTCCGAACCTATCTCTTTTCTATGACACTTTTTAGTATCATGTCTAGTGCCTTTTTTAGCATTCCTAGCACCTTGCAGTCGGACAAGACCAATAACTGGCAAAAATTGATTCAGCATTCGCCCGTTTCTATGGTAGAATATTATATATCAAAGCTTTTCAGTGCTTTACTGACCTTTCTGCTTTCCATCATCGTTGTCTTCTCTGTTGGACATTTCGTTCGTGGAGTCAATATGCCCATGATGGACTGGCTGGCGATTGCCCTAATTCTTTTGGTCGGTAGTATGGTCTTTATCGCCATGGGCGTCTTGGTCAGTCTCCTGCCCAGTGCCCAGCTCATGTCGGTCGTAGGCAATATCGTTTATATGGCTTTAGCGGTCTTGGGTGGGCTTTGGTTTCCGCTGACTATGTTTCCAGACTGGTTGCAATCTATCGGCAAGCTAACTCCGAGTTACCAGCTCATGCAGGTGGTTTCTGCCTATTTGGAACACCATGACTGGAATGTCTCTGCCATGCTAATCGTCCTAGCCTATACCATATTCTTTAGCATTTTAGTCCTTCAGCTCAAAAAACGGATTGAGGTTAAATAG